The following coding sequences are from one Pelmatolapia mariae isolate MD_Pm_ZW linkage group LG4, Pm_UMD_F_2, whole genome shotgun sequence window:
- the cldni gene encoding claudin i: MGSAVVQMVCVALGVVGLIGIVVCCAVPLWRVSAFTGSNIVTAERSQEGLWTTCVVQSTGQQQCKNFESLLDLGADRQAARALTIISGMLCCLSLLVLFCGADFTTCVENEDVKPKISLVAGVGMLLAGILVIIPVSWFAHNTVRDFYTPLLSSSPRMELGACIFVGWAAGVLLIIAGGLLCCFSRPKQGNSGGKAKYYSNSASAPNKNYV; encoded by the exons ATGGGATCTGCTGTAGTTCAGATGGTATGTGTGGCCCTCGGGGTCGTGGGCCTGATTGGGATTGTTGTATGCTGTGCCGTCCCGCTCTGGAGAGTGTCGGCCTTCACAGGATCCAACATTGTGACAGCAGAG AGAAGTCAGGAGGGCCTGTGGACCACCTGTGTGGTGCAGAGTACTGGCCAGCAGCAGTGCAAGAACTTCGAATCCCTGCTAGATTTGGGCGCAGACCGGCAGGCTGCCAGAGCCCTGACCATCATCAGCGGCATGCTCTGCTGCCTCAGCCTGCTCGTTCTTTTCTGCGGAGCCGACTTTACCACCTGTGTGGAAAACGAAGACGTCAAGCCCAAGATCAGCCTGGTGGCCGGGGTGGGCATGCTGCTGGCTGGCATCCTGGTAATCATCCCTGTCAGCTGGTTTGCACACAATACCGTGAGGGACTTCTACACCCCCCTGTTGAGTTCTTCCCCAAGAATGGAGCTGGGAGCATGCATCTTTGTAGGCTGGGCTGCAGGTGTGCTGCTCATCATAGCTGGAGGTCTGCTCTGCTGCTTCAGCAGGCCCAAGCAAGGCAACTCAGGAGGAAAAGCCAAGTATTACAGCAACAGTGCCTCAGCCCCAAACAAAAACTATGTGTAG